One segment of Odontesthes bonariensis isolate fOdoBon6 chromosome 1, fOdoBon6.hap1, whole genome shotgun sequence DNA contains the following:
- the LOC142383411 gene encoding membrane progestin receptor beta-like, whose amino-acid sequence MPQVSFSTPCLSFLPLLDRLLPSLPPTVRDVDVPPMFRERFILAGYRLTGQPWRSYALSLFQVHNDTLNVWSHLLAAVCVALRFLMFAILRGGGVLGFQLQGPEGPGISVDASSLPLVLYVFSAVTHLSCSAAAHLFHAHSEQAHHSLFLLDFVGVAIYQYGCALALCLYSADGAWTQSMLGQIFLPASALLVWFSCAACCYAELHLRRPYRLHRKLCQLVPMGAAYWLVISPVAHRLATHSWRRSPALLLHLLQVVLFPLSAFFFSCPIPERFCPGRFDLVGHGHQLSHVLLALCALAQQEALFRDFLWRRPALFRQFGAGRLLRACASFPCLALTCAGTAAAVSRRAQAQERRQKKRKGCDPPSTN is encoded by the exons ATGCCACAGGTGTCATTCTCCACGCCCTGCCTGAGCTTCCTGCCCCTGCTGGACCGCCTCctgccctccctccctcccactgTGCGGGACGTGGACGTCCCCCCTATGTTCCGGGAGCGCTTCATCCTGGCGGGGTACCGTCTCACTGGGCAGCCGTGGCGCTCTTACGCCCTCAGCCTCTTCCAGGTGCACAACGACACCCTGAACGTGTGGAGCCACCTGCTGGCTGCCGTCTGCGTGGCGCTCAGGTTCCTGATGTTCGCCATTCTGCGAGGAGGG GGGGTTCTGGGCTTCCAGCTGCAGGGTCCTGAGGGTCCGGGCATTTCTGTGGACGCCTCGTCGCTGCCTCTGGTGCTCTACGTGTTCTCTGCTGTTACACACCTGAGCTGCAG TGCTGCAGCTCACCTGTTCCACGCCCACTCAGAGCAGGCACATCATTCGCTCTTCCTCCTGGATTTTGTGGGCGTGGCCATCTACCAGTACGGCTGCGCTCTGGCTCTCTGCCTGTACAGCGCCGACGGCGCCTGGACACAAAGCATGCTGGGACAG ATCTTCCTCCCTGCCTCCGCCCTCCTCGTCTGGTTCTCCTGTGCTGCCTGCTGCTACGCCGAGCTTCACCTCCGAAGGCCGTACCGGCTCCACAGGAAGCTCTGCCAACTTGTCCCGATGGGCGCTGCCTACTGGCTGGTCATCAGTCCTGTTGCCCACCGCCTCGCCACCCACAGCTGGAGAAGAAGCCCCGCGCTGCTGCTGCACCTTCTGCAG GTGGTGCTGTTTCCGCTGTCAGCATTCTTCTTCTCTTGCCCTATCCCCGAGCGCTTCTGCCCCGGCCGCTTCGACCTCGTGGGTCACGGCCACCAGCTGTCCCACGTGCTGCTGGCGCTGTGCGCGTTGGCCCAGCAGGAGGCGCTGTTCCGGGACTTCCTGTGGCGGCGGCCGGCGCTGTTCAGGCAGTTCGGGGCGGGGCGGCTCCTCCGGGCCTGCGCCTCCTTCCCCTGCCTGGCGCTCACCTGCGCGGGGACGGCGGCCGCCGTGAGCCGGCGAGCTCAGGCTCAAGAGCGGaggcagaagaagaggaaaggCTGCGACCCCCCGAGCACAAACTAG
- the il17a/f2 gene encoding interleukin 17a/f2: MKLLRRLVYTLLACCSALWVASSSEEQAPPPACSSTLEFSSEVQSSSQENGKIHHRSLSPWSWRSTSVKNRIPATLWEAECSSMFCSGPDQTENHNLNSVPIHQSVLVLTRKDDGRCYVASYRSVAVGCTCIRAKASQN; this comes from the exons ATGAAGCTGCTGAGACGCCTCGTCTACACTCTGCTG GCATGCTGCAGTGCATTGTGGGTCGCCTCCTCTTCTGAGGAACAAGCTCCGCCTCCTGCGTGCTCCTCCACGCTGGAGTTCTCCTCCGAGGTCCAGAGCTCGAGTCAAGAAAACGGGAAAATCCACCACAGGTCCCTGTCGCCATGGAGCTGGAG GTCGACCTCGGTGAAGAACCGGATCCCCGCCACCCTCTGGGAGGCCGAGTGCAGCAGCATGTTCTGTTCCGGCCCGGATCAGACGGAAAACCACAACCTGAACTCGGTCCCCATCCACCAGAGCgtcctggttctgacccggaAGGACGACGGACGCTGCTACGTGGCCTCGTATCGCTCGGTGGCTGTTGGCTGTACCTGCATCCGGGCCAAGGCCAGCCAGAACTAA